A region of Osmerus eperlanus chromosome 9, fOsmEpe2.1, whole genome shotgun sequence DNA encodes the following proteins:
- the lgals3a gene encoding galectin-3 isoform X2 — MADFSLADAISDDVPDQSRKVGNTNPSAPGNGAPSATNPGWPGAAPGAPTQPSAPGGFPGGPPMSGPGAPGQYPGSQGPFPSGPGAPGQYPGAPSAPSGFPPGPGIPGQYPSGPGAPGQFPSGPGAPGQFPGQYPPGGDPGQFQGMPYPSGVPGPFPSSPGAPPGPGWPQPGGGMYGPGGPGVFPPAAGPGAFPAFPGGAFPPIPPGSWGPPGGAGFPPQPGHPGSFGPGPMGPYGGPSAPGGMLPRYNPPYF; from the exons ATGGCTGATTTCTCG CTGGCAGATGCCATTTCGGATGATGTCCCAGATCAATCTAGAAAAGTGGGAAACACCAACCCATCTGCCCCCGGCAACGGTGCTCCTTCTGCTACTAATCCAGGGTGGCCTGGTGCTGCCCCTGGAGCTCCTACCCAACCCTCTGCTCCTGGAGGGTTTCCTGGGGGACCACCCATGTCCGGTCCAGGGGCTCCAGGACAGTACCCTGGAAGCCAGGGACCCTTTCCCTCAGGCCCTGGAGCACCAGGGCAGTATCCTGGAGCACCCTCTGCCCCCAGTGGGTTTCCACCAGGCCCAGGGATACCTGGACAGTATCCATCAGGACCAGGGGCTCCCGGACAGTTTCCCTCAGGCCCTGGAGCACCAGGACAGTTCCCTGGGCAGTACCCCCCTGGAGGAGACCCTGGACAGTTCCAAGGAATGCCATACCCTTCTGGAGTCCCAGGGCcattcccctccagcccaggtgCCCCCCCAGGGCCAGGCTGGCCTCAACCTGGTGGTGGGATGTATGGACCGGGGGGCCCAGGAGTCTTCCCCCCTGCAGCTGGCCCAGGGGCCTTTCCAGCTTTCCCAGGTGGAGCCTTTCCCCCGATCCCTCCTGGCTCGTGGGGTCCCCCAGGTGGGGCAGGCTTCCCCCCCCAGCCCGGTCACCCTGGATCGTTTGGCCCGGGGCCTATGGGGCCATATGGAGGACCTTCTGCTCCGGGAGGCATGCTG CCCAGATATAATCCTCCATATTTTTGA
- the lgals3a gene encoding galectin-3 isoform X1, whose amino-acid sequence MADFSLADAISDDVPDQSRKVGNTNPSAPGNGAPSATNPGWPGAAPGAPTQPSAPGGFPGGPPMSGPGAPGQYPGSQGPFPSGPGAPGQYPGAPSAPSGFPPGPGIPGQYPSGPGAPGQFPSGPGAPGQFPGQYPPGGDPGQFQGMPYPSGVPGPFPSSPGAPPGPGWPQPGGGMYGPGGPGVFPPAAGPGAFPAFPGGAFPPIPPGSWGPPGGAGFPPQPGHPGSFGPGPMGPYGGPSAPGGMLMVPHNLPLHAGIMPNLMITVVGEPMPGADRFHIDFIKGEDIVFHFNPRFHEKSVVRNSNLDGCWGPEERDGGFPFVPGRRFEIKILVEEDAFKVAVDENHLLEYEHRDEDFEDVTLLRVVGDVNLYNVAPSMIDV is encoded by the exons ATGGCTGATTTCTCG CTGGCAGATGCCATTTCGGATGATGTCCCAGATCAATCTAGAAAAGTGGGAAACACCAACCCATCTGCCCCCGGCAACGGTGCTCCTTCTGCTACTAATCCAGGGTGGCCTGGTGCTGCCCCTGGAGCTCCTACCCAACCCTCTGCTCCTGGAGGGTTTCCTGGGGGACCACCCATGTCCGGTCCAGGGGCTCCAGGACAGTACCCTGGAAGCCAGGGACCCTTTCCCTCAGGCCCTGGAGCACCAGGGCAGTATCCTGGAGCACCCTCTGCCCCCAGTGGGTTTCCACCAGGCCCAGGGATACCTGGACAGTATCCATCAGGACCAGGGGCTCCCGGACAGTTTCCCTCAGGCCCTGGAGCACCAGGACAGTTCCCTGGGCAGTACCCCCCTGGAGGAGACCCTGGACAGTTCCAAGGAATGCCATACCCTTCTGGAGTCCCAGGGCcattcccctccagcccaggtgCCCCCCCAGGGCCAGGCTGGCCTCAACCTGGTGGTGGGATGTATGGACCGGGGGGCCCAGGAGTCTTCCCCCCTGCAGCTGGCCCAGGGGCCTTTCCAGCTTTCCCAGGTGGAGCCTTTCCCCCGATCCCTCCTGGCTCGTGGGGTCCCCCAGGTGGGGCAGGCTTCCCCCCCCAGCCCGGTCACCCTGGATCGTTTGGCCCGGGGCCTATGGGGCCATATGGAGGACCTTCTGCTCCGGGAGGCATGCTG ATGGTGCCACATAACCTCCCTCTTCATGCTGGTATTATGCCCAATCTGATGATCACAGTGGTGGGGGAACCCATGCCTGGAGCTGACAG GTTCCATATTGACTTCATCAAAGGTGAAGACATAGTCTTCCACTTTAATCCTCGGTTTCATGAGAAAAGCGTGGTCCGGAACTCCAATCTGGATGGTTGCTGGGGTCCTGAGGAGAGGGACGGGGGGTTCCCCTTCGTCCCAGGAAGGCGCTTTGAG ATCAAGatcctggtggaggaggacgcGTTCAAAGTAGCCGTGGACGAGAACCATCTTCTGGAGTACGAACACAGAGATGAGGATTTTGAGGACGTGACTCTGCTAAGAGTGGTTGGGGATGTCAATCTCTACAATGTGGCTCCAAGCATGATCgatgtgtga
- the synj2bp gene encoding synaptojanin-2-binding protein, whose amino-acid sequence MSSPSDETVSYLSKSQFLLIARDLDIMNGSMYSASKVLDIKLKRGPAGLGFNIVGGLDQQYVMNDSGIYVAKIKEDGAAALDGRLQEGDKILAINGHKLENLSHNAAVELFRSAGEDVQLRIQQRLPMPMNGPSSSKPDGESPVSSLGLLAATLGVAAILALLYMRFQPLLKRH is encoded by the exons ATGAGTTCACCTTCAGATGAAACTGTTAGCTATCTGTCCAAATCACAGTTTCTTCTCATTGCCCGGGATCTTGACATCATGAATGGATCAATGTATTCTGCGTCTAAAGTGTTGGATATAAAATTGAAAAGGGGACCAGCTG GCCTAGGTTTCAACATAGTTGGTGGTCTGGACCAGCAGTATGTAATGAATGACAGTGGGATATATGTAGCCAAAATAAAAGAGGATGGGGCAGCAGCACTGGACGGAAGACTGCAGGAAGGAGACAAAATCTTGGCG ATTAATGGACACAAGCTGGAGAATCTGTCCCACAATGCAGCAGTGGAGCTGTTCCGGTCTGCAGGGGAGGATGTTCAGCTTCGTATCCAGCAGAGA cTGCCCATGCCTATGAATGGCCCCTCCAGCTCCAAGCCGGATGGTGAATCTCCTGTGTCGTCCTTGGGGCTGCTAGCGGCTACCCTGGGGGTAGCCGCCATCTTGGCCTTGCTGTACATGCGTTTCCAGCCCCTGCTTAAAAGACACTAA